A stretch of DNA from Thermogemmatispora onikobensis:
TAAGAGGTATAACACGATGGCTATGTTGGTCCCTTCCCAGATCCTGCCACAGACAGGCGAGACTCGCCGGCTGCTTGTGAAATGGGTCGTTGCTCTTTTGGTGCCGGTGCTCGTCTTTACGCTCGTCTGGAGCGGCGAGGCAATTCTGAATGCTGCCTTGGTGACGATCTTCTTCGCCGGCAACACCCCGGGGGACGTTTCCTCGACAGCAGCAATTGCCGCTGGCCTCTTTATGCTGCTCTTTTACGGCATCATCACGGGGCTGACAGGCTACCTGGTAGCCGCCGATAGTGGCCGCCAGAGCTTGCTGGATCTGTGGATCTCGATGTTCTTCTTCACAGTGGTGCCGATCCTCTTGATCTACATCACCGCCAATCTCTTTGTGGGCCTGGCCGCCTCTGTTGTGGTCTGGGTCCTCTACTATTATGGGCGCCGTCTCGTCCAGCGTCTCCGCCCCCCTGCTCCGCTTCCCCCTCTCCCGAGCCTGAAAGTGCTCGATGCCGAGATGCGCGAGACGCTGCTGACGCGGGCCCGCCTTGGGGGTTTCTGGTTCGCCTTCTCCTTCTCCCTGATCTGGTTACTGGTTGACCTGCTCTTCTACTTCACGGGCCAGTACGGTCAGGCTTCGATGGTGCTCCTGATCTGGATTTTGTTACGCTCTGTCTTGCTGCCCCTGGCAGGCTGGCTGCTTGGCAGCCTGGGCGGATGGGTGGCGATCCATCATGCTGTGCAGGCCAATGGCAATGGTAGCAATGGAGATCGCTCCGGCACGTCGGTCAGTACACGCCGACTGCGCCTGCTCTCAGCTACCCGCGCTCGCGAGGAGG
This window harbors:
- a CDS encoding ABC transporter permease subunit; the encoded protein is MAMLVPSQILPQTGETRRLLVKWVVALLVPVLVFTLVWSGEAILNAALVTIFFAGNTPGDVSSTAAIAAGLFMLLFYGIITGLTGYLVAADSGRQSLLDLWISMFFFTVVPILLIYITANLFVGLAASVVVWVLYYYGRRLVQRLRPPAPLPPLPSLKVLDAEMRETLLTRARLGGFWFAFSFSLIWLLVDLLFYFTGQYGQASMVLLIWILLRSVLLPLAGWLLGSLGGWVAIHHAVQANGNGSNGDRSGTSVSTRRLRLLSATRAREEARDLVPNDLPLRSTGARNFYLLLLLALLLFYPMIDPFLFGPGTDSRLDNYGNAGYYVILALGLNIVVGFAGLLDLGYVAFFVIGAYTWAMIGSPQLTVLTGIHISPDIWPWLFWPMLIVAALIAALWGVLLGAPTLRLRGDYLAIVTLGFGEIIPIVVQN